One part of the Salinivirga cyanobacteriivorans genome encodes these proteins:
- a CDS encoding fibrobacter succinogenes major paralogous domain-containing protein translates to MKNVIKFLAAMTVFSVIFMSCDDEEDLAAPNVGDTQAKYIRETSAFLEAELVSEGDEYVTEKGIVWGTASEPTIDDNALETEDSEDLYTVEIEDLSAGTTYYARAYAMSDAGTSYGTEVTFETTTPVSDIEGNQYATVQMGDQVWMAENLRTTTYSDGTAIPNVTNEDTWSELTTPAYAWYENNSSNSDRGAYYNYYTVATGNLCPDGWHVATESEWQTLLDYLGSEPGRKLKFHGEQLYTDYNETGFSAGMEGYRASGNGVFARYGEWTWFWIGGADAFQGYTYAKKFEDDSHGVEHDLSSNQMGFSVRCMLD, encoded by the coding sequence ATGAAAAATGTAATTAAATTTTTGGCTGCAATGACAGTATTTTCTGTGATTTTTATGAGTTGCGATGATGAAGAAGATTTGGCCGCTCCAAATGTAGGGGATACACAAGCAAAATATATCCGTGAAACTTCTGCTTTTTTAGAAGCTGAGCTTGTAAGTGAAGGAGATGAGTATGTTACTGAGAAAGGAATTGTTTGGGGAACAGCATCAGAGCCAACTATTGATGACAATGCGTTAGAAACAGAAGACAGTGAAGATTTATATACCGTGGAAATAGAGGACTTGTCAGCGGGTACAACTTATTATGCAAGAGCATACGCAATGAGCGATGCAGGAACCTCATATGGTACTGAAGTGACTTTTGAGACCACTACCCCGGTAAGCGATATAGAGGGTAACCAATACGCTACGGTACAAATGGGAGACCAGGTTTGGATGGCCGAAAACCTTCGCACTACCACCTATAGCGATGGAACTGCAATACCAAATGTTACAAATGAAGATACATGGTCTGAACTTACCACACCAGCTTATGCATGGTATGAAAACAATTCTTCCAATTCAGATAGAGGTGCTTATTATAACTATTACACTGTGGCCACAGGTAATCTTTGCCCTGACGGATGGCACGTTGCCACTGAGTCCGAATGGCAAACATTGCTCGATTATTTAGGTTCTGAACCGGGTCGTAAATTAAAATTCCATGGAGAACAGTTGTATACAGATTATAACGAAACTGGTTTCTCTGCAGGTATGGAAGGATACAGAGCTAGTGGAAATGGTGTTTTTGCCCGTTATGGGGAGTGGACATGGTTTTGGATTGGTGGCGCCGATGCCTTTCAAGGTTATACCTATGCAAAAAAGTTTGAAGATGATAGCCATGGTGTAGAACACGACCTGAGTAGTAATCAAATGGGCTTTTCAGTGCGCTGTATGTTAGACTAA
- the dinB gene encoding DNA polymerase IV, which yields MRKIIHVDMDSFFASIEQRDFPEYRGKALVVGGNSSRAVVAAASYEARKYGIHSAMPMARALNLCPHLIVTPHRFNVYAEVSASIQQIFHEYTDLVEPLSLDEAYLDVTEPQKGPPSASLIAKEIKKEIWKRENLIASAGVSYNKFLAKIASDMDKPDGFYLIKPEDAESFLEALEIGLFFGVGKKTEEKMHHLGIYKGKDLKRLSQHELIRHFGKVGRYYYDVVRGIDERPVITSRDRKSIGAERTYQTDIFDLDEVREKLFEVIDIMWKRSEAKKKQGKTITLKVRYSDFTTITRSHTQGHPYTRAEAIKTLMDLLPAEEIQSKGVRLLGATMTNFLSENRDLPKQLKIDF from the coding sequence ATGCGCAAGATCATTCACGTGGATATGGATTCGTTCTTTGCTTCGATTGAGCAAAGAGATTTTCCCGAATACCGGGGTAAGGCTTTGGTCGTAGGCGGAAATTCATCGCGTGCCGTGGTGGCTGCGGCCAGTTACGAAGCCCGCAAGTATGGCATTCATTCGGCCATGCCCATGGCCCGCGCTTTGAACCTTTGTCCACATTTGATTGTTACTCCGCATCGTTTTAACGTATACGCGGAGGTTTCGGCCAGTATACAGCAAATTTTTCATGAATATACCGACCTCGTGGAGCCTTTATCGCTTGATGAGGCCTATTTAGATGTCACAGAGCCCCAAAAAGGACCTCCTTCTGCCTCTCTGATTGCCAAAGAAATTAAAAAAGAAATTTGGAAGCGTGAAAATCTCATTGCGTCGGCAGGGGTATCTTACAATAAGTTTTTGGCAAAAATAGCCTCTGATATGGACAAACCGGATGGCTTTTACCTGATTAAGCCCGAAGATGCCGAATCATTTTTGGAAGCACTCGAAATCGGATTGTTCTTCGGTGTGGGTAAAAAAACTGAGGAGAAGATGCATCATCTTGGGATATATAAAGGAAAAGACCTGAAGCGCTTGTCGCAGCATGAATTGATCCGCCATTTCGGTAAAGTTGGTCGCTACTATTACGATGTGGTCAGAGGAATAGACGAACGCCCGGTAATAACATCCCGGGACCGAAAGTCTATTGGCGCCGAGCGAACCTACCAGACCGATATTTTTGACCTTGATGAGGTAAGAGAGAAGCTTTTCGAAGTGATTGATATTATGTGGAAGCGCTCAGAGGCGAAAAAGAAGCAGGGTAAAACCATTACCCTCAAAGTACGTTATTCCGATTTTACAACCATTACCCGTAGCCATACCCAGGGGCATCCATACACCAGAGCAGAAGCTATCAAAACTCTTATGGACCTATTGCCTGCCGAAGAAATTCAGTCTAAAGGGGTGCGTTTGCTCGGAGCCACCATGACCAACTTTTTGAGTGAAAACCGCGATTTGCCAAAGCAACTGAAAATAGATTTTTAG
- a CDS encoding type II 3-dehydroquinate dehydratase — protein MKFAIVNGPNLNLLGKREPGVYGNQSFESYLNNLRKTYPGHKIIYFQSNVEGELINYLHEVGFDVDGIVINPGGYSHTSVSIADAIAAIDAPVVEVHISNIYARENYRHQSLTGAKAKAVISGAGMHGYKLALQHLIEST, from the coding sequence ATGAAATTTGCCATCGTCAACGGACCCAATCTCAATTTGCTCGGAAAACGCGAACCCGGTGTTTATGGAAACCAATCTTTTGAGTCTTATCTAAACAATCTCCGGAAAACTTATCCCGGCCATAAAATTATCTATTTTCAATCAAATGTGGAGGGTGAGCTCATTAATTACCTGCATGAAGTCGGGTTTGATGTTGATGGCATTGTGATCAACCCCGGAGGCTATTCGCATACTTCCGTAAGTATAGCCGATGCTATTGCAGCAATCGATGCGCCGGTGGTGGAGGTGCATATTTCCAATATTTACGCACGCGAAAACTATCGCCACCAAAGCCTCACAGGTGCCAAAGCAAAGGCTGTAATTAGCGGAGCGGGCATGCATGGGTATAAGCTGGCGCTGCAGCACCTGATTGAAAGCACTTAG
- a CDS encoding glycoside hydrolase family 97 protein: MKKYILGLLIVTMLHACIKTDSQMIIQSPDGKIEVKLDLKNNQLPKYAVTYERDTVIKPSSMGFEFLNQPEMAGFRVVDTRMKSVNKKWTMPWGEQKEVVNHYQEMLVSLQEIKKPKRSMNIRFRVFAEGIGFRYEFPEQPGLDSLEISAENTEFCLTGDHRVWWIPGDWDIYEHLYNETLFSEIDALQFAQHESLAQTYIPYNAVNTPVTMRTASGLLLSFHEAALTNYPGMTLRVDTENLTMRSELVGSERTEYKAKVSLPFETPWRTIQIAPDATDLIASKMILNLNEPNKLGDVSYVKPMKYAGIWWEMHLDKSTWDLASGRHGATTENAKRYIDFAAENNLGGILVEGWNTGWEKWIGVDDREGIFDFVTPYPDYDINEVVLYAKSKGVEIIMHHETSAAVTTYEQQLDTAYQFMESLGLHAVKTGYVGTIIPKGEYHHGQYMVQHYRKVLETAAQHKVAVNAHEPIKATGIRRTYPNAISREGLRGQEFNAWSSDGGNPPSHLPTVAFTRMLAGPIDFTPGAFNLKLEPYKPNNQVSTTLAQQLALYVVIYSPVQMACDLPEHYDGRPAFQFIRDVGVDWQQTEVLNGEVGEYVTIARKEKETGNWFLGSITDEHAREFALPLNFLDKDVTYEATLYKDAPDAHWDDNPESINIETHTLQATDTLNVQLAPGGGLAVSFIKK, from the coding sequence ATGAAAAAATACATTTTAGGTCTTTTGATCGTTACCATGCTGCACGCATGCATAAAAACAGATAGTCAAATGATTATACAATCACCCGACGGAAAAATTGAAGTGAAACTCGATTTGAAAAACAACCAACTACCTAAATATGCGGTCACCTATGAGCGCGATACCGTTATTAAACCTTCTTCAATGGGATTTGAGTTTCTTAATCAGCCTGAAATGGCCGGGTTTAGGGTAGTAGATACGCGGATGAAGTCTGTCAATAAAAAATGGACTATGCCATGGGGTGAGCAAAAAGAGGTTGTAAACCACTACCAGGAGATGTTGGTTAGCCTGCAAGAGATTAAAAAACCTAAACGCTCAATGAATATTCGCTTCCGGGTATTTGCCGAGGGCATTGGCTTTCGCTATGAGTTTCCCGAACAACCCGGGCTCGATTCACTCGAAATATCTGCAGAAAATACTGAATTCTGCCTTACAGGTGATCATCGCGTGTGGTGGATTCCGGGAGACTGGGATATTTATGAACATCTGTATAACGAGACGCTGTTTTCAGAGATTGATGCCCTGCAATTTGCTCAGCATGAATCGCTGGCGCAAACCTACATACCCTATAATGCCGTAAATACGCCGGTAACCATGCGTACAGCAAGCGGATTACTTCTGAGCTTTCATGAGGCTGCACTGACCAATTATCCGGGGATGACACTCCGGGTCGATACAGAAAACCTCACCATGCGGAGCGAACTTGTTGGGTCGGAACGCACTGAATATAAAGCTAAAGTGAGTTTGCCATTTGAAACGCCCTGGCGTACCATACAAATTGCCCCCGATGCAACGGATCTGATTGCTTCTAAAATGATTTTGAACCTGAACGAACCCAATAAGCTGGGTGATGTGAGCTACGTGAAACCTATGAAATATGCTGGCATTTGGTGGGAAATGCACCTGGATAAATCGACATGGGATTTGGCCAGCGGCCGGCACGGAGCTACAACTGAGAATGCCAAGCGCTACATAGATTTTGCGGCTGAAAACAACCTGGGTGGGATACTCGTAGAAGGTTGGAACACCGGCTGGGAGAAATGGATTGGTGTAGACGACCGTGAGGGGATTTTTGATTTTGTGACGCCATATCCGGACTATGACATTAATGAGGTAGTACTTTATGCCAAAAGTAAAGGTGTGGAAATTATTATGCACCATGAAACATCGGCTGCGGTGACCACTTATGAGCAGCAGCTCGATACAGCCTACCAGTTTATGGAGTCTTTGGGATTGCATGCCGTAAAAACCGGGTACGTGGGCACGATCATTCCCAAAGGGGAGTATCATCATGGACAATACATGGTGCAACATTACCGTAAGGTACTGGAAACAGCAGCGCAGCACAAGGTCGCTGTAAATGCACATGAGCCGATCAAGGCCACGGGTATTCGCCGTACCTATCCCAATGCCATTTCACGTGAAGGTCTGCGCGGACAGGAATTCAACGCATGGTCGTCCGATGGTGGTAACCCACCCTCGCATTTGCCAACTGTAGCCTTTACACGTATGCTGGCAGGGCCCATCGACTTTACTCCTGGAGCTTTCAATTTAAAGCTGGAACCGTATAAACCCAACAACCAGGTAAGTACAACACTGGCACAGCAACTGGCACTTTATGTTGTAATTTACAGTCCGGTGCAAATGGCCTGCGACCTGCCTGAACATTACGATGGGCGACCTGCCTTTCAGTTTATTCGTGATGTGGGGGTGGATTGGCAGCAAACAGAAGTACTCAACGGAGAAGTGGGTGAATATGTGACCATTGCCCGTAAGGAGAAAGAAACCGGTAATTGGTTTCTGGGCAGCATTACCGATGAACATGCCCGCGAGTTTGCATTGCCGCTTAATTTTCTTGATAAGGATGTTACTTATGAAGCGACATTGTATAAAGATGCGCCCGACGCGCATTGGGATGATAACCCTGAGTCCATCAATATTGAAACACATACACTTCAAGCTACCGATACATTGAATGTCCAATTAGCCCCGGGTGGCGGATTGGCTGTATCTTTCATAAAAAAATAA
- the cas2 gene encoding CRISPR-associated endonuclease Cas2: MSQFNNRLNQYRILWVFVFFDLPTETKTDRKNATRFRKGLMEDGFTMMQFSIYTRHCNSRENANVHIKRVKSMLPPKGEVIVFTLTDKQFGMMEFFKGEAPAKRPETPQQLELF; this comes from the coding sequence ATGAGCCAGTTTAATAACCGTTTAAATCAATACAGAATTTTGTGGGTATTTGTATTTTTTGATTTGCCAACCGAAACGAAAACCGACCGGAAAAACGCAACACGTTTCCGGAAAGGGTTAATGGAAGATGGCTTTACCATGATGCAGTTTTCCATTTACACACGGCATTGCAATAGCCGTGAAAATGCTAATGTGCATATAAAACGGGTAAAATCAATGTTGCCGCCAAAAGGCGAAGTAATTGTTTTCACACTCACCGACAAACAATTTGGAATGATGGAGTTTTTTAAAGGCGAGGCCCCTGCCAAAAGACCAGAAACCCCGCAACAATTGGAGCTTTTTTGA
- the cas1 gene encoding type II CRISPR-associated endonuclease Cas1, which produces MIKRTLYFGNPCYLKKKSGQMIVEFPDEEKETRNVPIEDIGIVVLENQQITITQGLLAALVNNNTAVISCDAKHMPEGLMLPMAKHTEFTEKFYAQLESSQPLRKNLWQQTVVAKIRNQAAMLDGLGVEVENMLYWASQVKSGDPDNYEGRAAAYYWAEIFDQFPSFRRHRHGEPPNNLLNYGYAILRGIIARSLVGSGLFTGLGIHHRNKYNQYCLADDIMEPFRPYVDQIVLSIVSKEAEIEELTTAHKAELLSIATVDIKIDDEYSPLLVGAQRTTASLRKCFEGITRKLSYPEL; this is translated from the coding sequence ATGATAAAACGAACACTCTATTTTGGAAACCCCTGTTATTTGAAGAAAAAATCAGGACAAATGATTGTTGAGTTTCCCGATGAGGAAAAGGAAACCCGGAACGTTCCCATTGAGGATATTGGTATTGTGGTGCTCGAAAACCAGCAAATTACAATTACCCAGGGGTTGTTAGCTGCATTGGTAAACAATAATACGGCTGTCATTTCCTGCGATGCGAAGCATATGCCAGAAGGGCTAATGTTGCCCATGGCGAAACATACGGAGTTTACTGAAAAGTTTTATGCTCAACTGGAATCATCACAACCACTTCGCAAAAATTTGTGGCAGCAAACAGTTGTGGCTAAAATTCGCAATCAGGCAGCAATGCTCGATGGCTTGGGTGTTGAGGTAGAAAATATGCTTTATTGGGCTTCACAGGTGAAAAGTGGCGACCCGGATAATTATGAAGGGCGTGCAGCAGCCTATTACTGGGCAGAAATTTTTGATCAGTTTCCCTCATTTCGCCGGCATCGGCACGGAGAACCGCCAAACAACTTATTGAATTACGGTTATGCCATTTTACGCGGTATCATTGCCCGTTCGCTGGTGGGTAGTGGACTTTTCACCGGACTTGGTATTCATCACAGAAATAAATATAATCAATATTGTTTGGCAGATGATATAATGGAGCCCTTTCGACCGTATGTAGATCAAATTGTATTATCAATTGTTTCAAAAGAGGCTGAAATAGAAGAATTAACCACAGCTCACAAAGCAGAATTATTAAGCATTGCAACTGTAGATATTAAAATTGATGATGAATACAGTCCGCTTTTAGTGGGCGCGCAACGAACAACTGCTTCATTGCGAAAATGCTTTGAAGGCATAACCCGGAAGTTGTCGTATCCCGAACTGTAG
- the cas9 gene encoding type II CRISPR RNA-guided endonuclease Cas9 (Cas9, originally named Csn1, is the large, multifunctional signature protein of type II CRISPR/Cas systems. It is well known even to general audiences because its RNA-guided endonuclease activity has made it a popular tool for custom editing of eukaryotic genomes.), which yields MKVLGIDMGSNSIGLSVRNPELGNDLENQLEYFSSVIFSSGVGNGKTGEYSYAAERTKYRSSRRLYQSRKYRKWETLKVLRYNKLCPLSESGLAQWSIYNKAKGLYRKYPVNEQQFEQWIKLDFNGDGKPDYASPYQLRDELMNRQLDMKNAIDRYKLGRALYHIAQRRGFKSSKGETIKEQENLENNSIESKPDKDIIRELKKSEDNKSKELTTYMKENNLKTVGQAFALLERNGIRIRGGKYQAIRSQYKEEVYEIFKFQQALSTDSDLFDRIISERKEKGSIFYKKPLRSQKGLVGLCTMERKIFFDKRNNQKIEKGKPRCPISHPDFEEFRAWSLINNIRYRRNAEEEWQSLALEDKHDLFNEKFLLTRSNFKFEDIAKWLSKRFGIALSYKDKTLNYKEKTNVAGCPISGRLKNLLGDNWKSMLIPVDKEKVNRTTGEVKKITYNYEDIWHICFSYDESEFVYEFGIKRLGYNEIKANELVRIWGAIQQGYGMLSLKAIRNINPFLKQGYPYTEAVLLAKIPELMGSHKWEKYGQLVEKSISDIIVKNRFEKRILNIVNNLIGNYKSLQYNDEGFATKEVNYLLDEKDKEQIEEFCIANYGAKSWSEMSVEKRGVVLDVVREDYQAFFKTEKRDFFKIPKVSDALKEFLSKKFEMFRCENYEEYSHQNNCKCDACKKLNKLYHPSQIAFYPPAIAQSFNYNGVQLSMKLLESPVIGSFKNPMAMKALHILRKEINKLLKEGIIDEDTRIVVETARDLNDANKRWAIRKYQGEREKENDEISKIIQTYFNTNRKISNDEIQKAKLLIDQHEIPVEDGMFEKNVKKYKLWLEQGCRCIYTGKPLNLTSLFSENNTTDFEHTIPRSKSFDNSLANLTVCDAYYNRTIKKNKLPFELENYEKTARIGDEEYPPIKDQLKHWKKKVERLQDNVNNWKFKAKRAQDKPAKDFAIRQRHLWEMELDYWKNKLERFTMKEVKSSFKNSQLVDTRLITKYVFHYLKTVFNSVDVQKGEVTADFRKMLGVQKAYEKKDRTKHSHHAIDAATLTLIPKSAKREKMLSLFYKIEEHKKLNKDTPELQEELNKERLSCNFNKVKNMVPFIEDKILIKHESKNQALAPAKKVVRKRKKIVKVKNNRGEKVSMVAKGDSIRGQLHEETFYGKIKALDKKDEFWMVGRKKIEELNPKTDIIVDKALSEHIHQQIDNGVELNKLKDKAGNTIRHIRCRVKAGRGFLSPDDVTTVKQQTYLSRYDYKNYYYANSGDNFGFALYVDENKKPLKIIPKSLFEVSKQDIDEHKKIEDYFERNIMVGRGQRKKIGELYNVFQVGQHVLFYVDDKEELKHTDNLSSHLYVVKTLFDGKTGRIQFQHHLEARTDEQLIRDFPDKDENGKKLFGKAGKNGFSSFGLDFIRPRLLLTVGKLNCIYEGKDFEFKADNQIRFFF from the coding sequence ATGAAAGTTTTAGGTATAGATATGGGATCAAATTCAATAGGATTAAGTGTACGTAATCCTGAATTGGGAAATGATCTCGAGAACCAATTAGAATATTTTAGTTCGGTTATATTCAGTTCCGGTGTGGGTAATGGTAAAACCGGAGAGTATTCGTATGCTGCAGAGAGAACAAAATACAGATCAAGTAGGAGATTATATCAGTCTCGTAAGTATCGAAAATGGGAAACACTTAAGGTTTTAAGATATAATAAATTGTGTCCATTATCTGAGTCAGGTTTAGCACAATGGAGTATTTATAACAAAGCCAAAGGGCTTTATCGAAAATACCCTGTAAATGAACAGCAATTCGAACAATGGATTAAGCTTGACTTTAATGGTGATGGAAAACCGGATTATGCTAGTCCATATCAACTGAGAGATGAGCTAATGAATCGACAGTTAGATATGAAGAATGCCATAGATCGCTATAAGTTAGGACGAGCTTTATATCATATTGCTCAGCGGAGAGGTTTCAAAAGTAGTAAAGGAGAAACAATAAAAGAACAAGAGAATTTAGAGAATAATAGTATTGAAAGCAAGCCAGATAAAGACATAATACGTGAGTTGAAAAAGTCTGAAGATAATAAATCTAAAGAGCTAACGACATACATGAAAGAAAATAATCTAAAAACAGTTGGACAGGCTTTTGCATTATTGGAAAGAAATGGAATAAGAATAAGAGGTGGAAAGTATCAAGCCATAAGGTCACAATATAAAGAGGAGGTCTATGAGATTTTTAAATTTCAACAAGCCCTGAGTACCGATAGTGATCTTTTCGATCGAATAATTAGTGAGCGTAAAGAAAAAGGGTCTATTTTCTATAAAAAGCCATTACGGTCTCAGAAAGGATTAGTGGGACTTTGCACAATGGAACGTAAGATTTTTTTTGATAAAAGAAACAATCAGAAAATCGAAAAAGGAAAACCTCGATGCCCTATAAGTCATCCAGATTTTGAGGAGTTTAGGGCATGGTCATTGATCAATAATATCAGGTACCGAAGAAATGCTGAAGAAGAATGGCAATCATTAGCATTAGAAGATAAACATGATTTATTTAATGAGAAATTTTTGTTGACACGGTCAAATTTTAAATTCGAAGATATTGCAAAGTGGTTATCTAAACGGTTCGGTATCGCTTTATCTTACAAAGACAAAACTTTAAACTATAAAGAAAAAACGAATGTGGCGGGTTGTCCAATTAGTGGTAGACTTAAAAACCTTTTGGGAGATAATTGGAAGAGTATGTTGATACCTGTTGATAAAGAGAAAGTTAATAGGACAACTGGTGAGGTGAAAAAAATTACCTATAACTATGAAGACATTTGGCATATTTGCTTTTCATACGATGAAAGTGAATTTGTATATGAGTTTGGGATAAAAAGGCTGGGTTATAATGAAATAAAAGCAAATGAGTTAGTGAGAATTTGGGGTGCTATTCAACAAGGTTATGGTATGTTAAGTTTAAAGGCAATTCGCAATATCAATCCGTTTTTGAAACAAGGATATCCTTATACTGAAGCCGTATTGTTGGCAAAAATACCTGAATTGATGGGTAGCCACAAGTGGGAAAAGTATGGACAGCTAGTAGAGAAATCAATTTCTGATATAATTGTCAAAAATCGCTTTGAAAAAAGAATTTTAAATATTGTAAACAATTTAATAGGAAATTATAAGTCGCTGCAATATAATGATGAAGGATTTGCGACTAAGGAGGTAAATTACCTTCTAGATGAAAAAGATAAAGAGCAGATTGAAGAGTTCTGCATTGCCAATTATGGAGCCAAATCTTGGTCAGAAATGTCCGTTGAAAAGAGAGGGGTGGTTTTAGATGTTGTTAGGGAGGACTATCAGGCATTCTTTAAAACTGAAAAAAGGGATTTTTTTAAAATCCCAAAAGTAAGTGATGCTTTGAAGGAGTTCTTAAGTAAGAAATTTGAAATGTTTCGATGTGAAAACTACGAGGAGTATTCACATCAAAACAATTGCAAATGTGATGCCTGTAAAAAGCTTAATAAACTCTATCATCCTTCCCAAATTGCATTTTATCCTCCGGCAATAGCACAGTCATTTAATTACAATGGCGTGCAATTATCCATGAAGCTATTAGAAAGTCCTGTAATTGGATCATTTAAAAATCCAATGGCCATGAAAGCACTGCACATACTTCGTAAAGAGATTAATAAACTTCTGAAGGAAGGAATCATTGATGAAGATACCCGGATAGTTGTTGAAACTGCTCGTGATTTGAATGATGCGAATAAACGCTGGGCAATTAGGAAATATCAAGGGGAGCGGGAGAAAGAGAATGATGAAATATCAAAGATAATACAGACTTATTTTAATACTAATCGAAAAATAAGCAATGATGAAATACAAAAAGCTAAACTACTTATAGATCAGCACGAAATTCCTGTTGAAGATGGCATGTTTGAAAAAAACGTAAAGAAGTATAAATTATGGCTTGAACAGGGGTGCAGATGCATTTATACAGGAAAACCATTAAATCTTACCAGCTTGTTTTCTGAAAATAATACTACTGATTTTGAACACACAATCCCTCGAAGTAAATCTTTTGATAATTCTTTGGCGAACCTAACTGTATGTGATGCATATTACAACCGAACCATTAAAAAGAATAAACTTCCTTTCGAATTGGAGAATTATGAAAAAACTGCAAGAATTGGTGATGAAGAATATCCTCCCATAAAAGACCAGCTAAAGCATTGGAAAAAAAAGGTAGAACGGTTACAAGATAATGTGAATAACTGGAAGTTTAAAGCTAAACGGGCACAAGATAAGCCAGCCAAAGATTTTGCCATTCGCCAAAGGCATTTATGGGAAATGGAACTTGATTACTGGAAAAACAAGTTGGAACGATTTACTATGAAAGAGGTTAAGTCGAGTTTTAAAAATAGTCAACTTGTAGACACTCGTTTGATTACAAAGTATGTCTTTCATTATCTAAAAACAGTATTTAATAGTGTTGATGTACAGAAAGGTGAAGTGACAGCAGATTTTAGAAAAATGCTAGGCGTTCAGAAAGCCTATGAAAAGAAAGACAGAACGAAACACTCTCATCACGCAATTGATGCTGCGACCCTTACATTAATTCCTAAATCGGCCAAAAGAGAAAAGATGCTTTCTTTATTTTACAAAATTGAAGAACATAAAAAACTCAACAAAGATACCCCTGAATTGCAGGAAGAACTTAATAAGGAACGCTTAAGTTGCAATTTTAATAAGGTGAAAAATATGGTGCCTTTCATTGAGGACAAAATACTGATAAAACATGAATCAAAAAATCAAGCCTTAGCTCCTGCAAAAAAAGTTGTCCGCAAACGAAAAAAAATTGTGAAGGTGAAAAACAATAGGGGTGAAAAGGTTTCAATGGTTGCAAAGGGTGATAGTATCAGAGGCCAATTACATGAAGAAACCTTTTATGGCAAAATTAAAGCGTTGGATAAAAAAGATGAGTTTTGGATGGTAGGAAGAAAGAAAATTGAAGAATTAAATCCCAAAACTGATATTATTGTGGATAAAGCCCTTTCAGAACATATTCACCAACAAATCGATAATGGAGTTGAGTTAAATAAGCTAAAGGATAAGGCTGGTAATACAATAAGGCATATTAGGTGCCGGGTGAAAGCCGGGAGAGGTTTTTTATCACCTGACGATGTTACTACCGTTAAACAACAAACTTATCTGTCCAGGTATGATTATAAGAATTATTATTATGCTAATTCAGGTGATAATTTTGGGTTCGCCTTATACGTGGATGAAAACAAAAAGCCGCTAAAGATTATTCCCAAAAGCCTATTTGAAGTATCAAAGCAGGATATTGACGAGCACAAAAAAATTGAGGATTACTTTGAGCGAAATATAATGGTAGGCAGAGGGCAACGAAAAAAAATTGGGGAGCTTTATAATGTATTTCAGGTTGGGCAGCATGTGTTATTTTATGTTGACGATAAAGAAGAATTAAAACATACAGATAATTTATCCTCTCACTTATATGTAGTTAAAACTTTGTTTGATGGTAAAACAGGGAGGATTCAATTTCAACATCATTTGGAGGCTCGTACTGATGAACAGCTAATCAGAGATTTCCCTGATAAAGATGAAAATGGGAAGAAATTATTTGGCAAAGCGGGTAAAAATGGTTTTAGTTCATTTGGATTGGATTTTATACGGCCACGTTTGCTTCTTACAGTGGGGAAATTAAATTGCATTTACGAAGGTAAAGATTTTGAATTCAAAGCAGATAATCAAATCAGATTCTTCTTTTGA